Proteins from one Xenopus tropicalis strain Nigerian chromosome 1, UCB_Xtro_10.0, whole genome shotgun sequence genomic window:
- the pxn gene encoding paxillin isoform X1 yields the protein MDDLDALLADLESTTSHISKRPVFLAEETPYSFPSGCHTYQEITIPATSTTKALNGTLPDSLDSWTSNTPIQQENPLYCSSGAKEVSGSPSFGEEEHVYSFPNKQRSAEPSPTVMSSSLGSNLSELDRLLLELNAVQQAPTSSLSADDLNQSLPQPVVPAPLFSALDSSGSAMKTVQPAAENPKRNGTRGIEDVRPSVESLLDELENSVPPPVPSVTVPQGDMSSPQRDNSSQQQTRISASSATRELDELMASLSDFKTCHTFSESIFEPYKNNSCSFSPSQLLGATTVPDSESHQTHTHTSPVFLHIVEEEIPKSTASIGKDLFMQIPASGKESNVFVPASNLQFESTPISSVSGKYDVSSPDFEKKPELEDKRQNAFSWAYNEMEGFVSSGLQDVPDNLHYDMQPLAYDQSSSVTLEPTVNLTVNHESFPPDTKTSQFENAVVSSDESCPVCVESPRGSAISGEFGSPLEFDFQSDPKAIQAFWEKESQIIISPEASTRERISASRQMKSLIERTKEIPNVHPMYRDLSPRRKFGPAIYNKNPSQDRLIEELHGRFGIDKQETCKTPEDDWLTEGVIITSRPSKNMLPSEQQIEKIIIPPDSPQLMRKSFSVSSSPPGTVHRTRLVSKSTSPAQPSACVPPPPPLPPIQSPAFIPHSPQQFPSWKAAGDDYQDLSRPLPLPHNKELSATRFLPPSPLKTLPPNKSFVSVGCQTDETPLFPPIQLISPQTCSPALFARPPPSPTLPDKSSGLVLVPSLWPHPEERHLTSNSDMFPSSSKCLAPSNDIPSIMAKGKSVSNSPPSNTPKPGSQLDNMLGSLQSDLNKLGVATVAKGVCGACKKPIAGQVVTAMGKTWHPEHFVCTHCQEEIGSRNFFERDGQPYCEKDYHNLFSPRCFYCNGPILDKVVTALDRTWHPEHFFCAQCGAFFGPEGFHERDGKAYCRKDYFDMFAPKCGGCTHAILENYISALNTLWHPECFVCRECFTPFINGSFFEHDGQPYCEMHYHERRGSLCSGCQKPITGRCITAMGKKFHPEHFVCAFCLKQLNKGTFKEQNDKPYCQNCFVKLFC from the exons AACCCTTTGTACTGCTCTTCTGGTGCCAAGGAGGTTTCGGGCTCACCAAGTTTTGGTgaagaagaacatgtgtacag ttttcccAATAAACAGAGATCTGCAGAGCCATCTCCTACTGTTATGAGCTCATCATTGGGCAGCAATTTGTCTGAACTGGACCGTCTTCTCTTGGAACTAAATGCAGTACAGCAAGCCCCAACAAGCAGCTTGTCTGCAG ATGATCTAAACCAAAGCTTGCCTCAGCCAGTGGTCCCTGCACCACTTTTTAGTGCCTTAGATAGCTCTGGATCTGCTATGAAAACTGTCCAGCCAGCAGCAGAAAATCCAAAGCGCAATGGAACACGGGGAATAGAGGATGTTCGTCCAAGTGTTGAAAGTCTTCTGGATGAACTTGAGAACTCTGTTCCACCTCCAGT TCCATCAGTCACAGTGCCTCAAGGAGATATGAGCAGCCCACAAAGAGACAATTCAAGTCAACAGCAGACCCGGATCTCTGCTTCTTCTGCAACACGGGAACTAGATGAGCTTATGGCTTCACTCTCAGATTTCAAG ACTTGTCATACATTTTCAGAATCCATTTTTGAACCTTACAAAAACAACTCTTGTTCGTTTTCACCTTCACAATTGCTGGGTGCAACCACTGTGCCAGACAGTGAATCTCATCAAACTCATACCCACACCTCTCcagtttttttgcatattgttGAAGAGGAAATCCCAAAATCAACAGCCTCAATCGGAAAAGACTTATTCATGCAGATCCCTGCAAGTGGAAAAGAGAGCAATGTATTTGTACCAGCAAGTAACCTGCAGTTTGAAAGCACCCCAATCAGTTCAGTCAGTGGGAAATATGATGTGTCTTCACCAGACTTTGAGAAAAAGCCTGAACTGGAGGATAAGAGACAGAATGCATTTTCTTGGGCGTACAACGAAATGGAAGGCTTTGTATCTAGTGGTTTACAAGATGTGCCTGACAATCTGCACTATGATATGCAGCCACTAGCATATGATCAAAGTAGTTCAGTCACACTGGAGCCAACAGTAAACCTTACAGTGAATCACGAGAGTTTTCCACCAGATACCAAGACCAGTCAGTTTGAAAATGCAGTTGTTTCTAGTGATGAAAGTTGTCCTGTATGTGTGGAATCTCCTAGAGGCAGTGCTATCAGTGGCGAGTTTGGGAGTCCCTTAGAATTTGACTTTCAGTCTGACCCCAAAGCCATTCAAGCTTTTTGGGAGAAAGAATCCCAAATTATAATTTCTCCAGAAGCATCAACTCGTGAACGAATCTCTGCTTCTCGGCAG ATGAAGTCACTTATTGAAAGAACTAAAGAAATTCCCAATGTGCACCCAATGTATCGTGACCTCTCTCCTCGAAGGAAATTTGGCCCAGCCATATACAACAAGAACCCCTCACAAGATCGCCTTATTGAGGAGCTTCATGGACGGTTTGGAATAGATAAACAGGAGACATGCAAGACTCCAGAAGATGATTGGCTGACAGAGGGGGTGATTATAACGTCTAGACCTTCTAAAAACATGCTGCCTTCAGAGCAGCAGATTGAGAAG ATAATTATACCTCCAGATTCTCCTCAGCTTATGAGAAAATCCTTTTCTGTCAGTTCATCTCCTCCTGGCACTGTACACAGAACCAGACTTGTGTCGAAATCTACATCCCCAGCACAACCCTCTGCTTGTGTACCTCCTCCACCTCCATTACCCCCTATCCAGTCCCCTGCTTTCATTCCACATTCACCTCAACAGTTTCCTTCCTGGAAAGCAGCTGGCGATGATTATCAGGATCTGTCAAGGCCTCTTCCTCTTCCTCATAACAAAGAACTTTCCGCAACTAGGTTTTTGCCTCCGTCTCCTTTGAAAACTTTACCTCCAAACAAATCCTTCGTCTCAGTTGGCTGTCAGACGGATGAAACTCCCCTTTTTCCACCGATCCAG TTGATTTCTCCCCAGACTTGTAGCCCTGCCTTGTTTGCTCGCCCACCTCCAAGCCCCACTCTCCCTGATAAG TCATCTGGGCTCGTCCTTGTGCCTTCGTTGTGGCCTCACCCTGAAGAAAGGCATTTGACTTCCAATTCTGACATGTTCCCCAGCTCCTCTAAATGTTTGGCTCCGTCTAATGACATACCCTCG ATCATGGCCAAGGGAAAATCTGTAAGTAACTCTCCTCCGTCAAATACTCCAAAGCCTGGAAGTCAGCTGGATAACATGCTGGGAAGCCTGCAGTCTGATCTTAACAAGTTGGGAGTTGCCACAGTAGCCAAAGGAGTGTGTGGTGCTTGCAAGAAACCAATTGCTGGCCAG GTTGTTACAGCAATGGGAAAGACATGGCATCCTGAACACTTTGTATGTACACACTGTCAGGAGGAGATTGGGTCCCGCAACTTTTTTGAGCGAGATGGGCAGCCATATTGTGAGAAAGATTATCACAACCTGTTCTCTCCTCGCTGTTTCTACTGCAATGGACCCATCTTGGAT AAAGTGGTAACTGCATTGGACAGGACTTGGCATCCTGAACATTTCTTCTGTGCACAGTGTGGAGCTTTCTTTGGACCAGAAG GTTTCCATGAGAGAGATGGGAAGGCCTACTGCCGCAAGGATTATTTTGACATGTTTGCACCCAAGTGTGGTGGATGCACTCATGCTATCTTGGAGAATTACATCTCTGCTTTGAATACTCTGTGGCACCCAGAATGTTTTGTTTGTCGG GAGTGCTTCACACCTTTCATTAATGGGAGCTTCTTTGAGCATGATGGGCAACCTTACTGTGAGATGCATTATCATGAGCGCCGTGGTTCTCTCTGTTCTGGCTGCCAGAAGCCAATTACAGGCAGATGTATTACAGCTATGGGGAAGAAGTTTCACCCAGAGCATTTTGTCTGTGCCTTTTGCCTGAAGCAACTCAACAAAGGAACCTTCAAGGAACAGAATGACAAGCCTTACTGCCAGAACTGCTTTGTTAAGCTCTTCTGCTAG